Proteins from a genomic interval of Ictalurus furcatus strain D&B chromosome 2, Billie_1.0, whole genome shotgun sequence:
- the LOC128625113 gene encoding uncharacterized protein LOC128625113, protein MGRLDDAAKRKVVELREAGLSFRKIKAVLELENIKVSAQAIYLFLKEFNGRGRQTDAPVSGNGGSTAASGSRDMGQGESRHGGWSEQQLRNLLREAAHVAGFSSPSDSSGQSGVAPESRGHSSGAGPTSQESQQGDRKDEDVRIVSVTSLAQNTHHNAVQTVRSGIGSGAMTGTFSRRRYTPSPANPVLVARKRLLDKALFHRARVRDSGPQSAQQTVPLVRRDQSCFPYSEGRKVMLPQTTSFNPTSARPVRGLHPGTNLIRQGFQQRANMPTRSAEQSTRVGIRIPVPGQSGTGPQNVSLSVRAQAPTSQHQSPTSQQSNVDTGTLSALQEQVKSLASEVRSLGLALRMMVEQQGRLEREQSQQTQVQKQILSTLQKIASKQGLCAFQHSTAPTMPSCPLSSASYSQSTFTPSQGGSSLCSQAQSRYNEIDGSTLDNIEPFSLDSLSSTAINGFQTSDSLSFNQTQSPPFTQSHTQTFTPEIVSYTQPQTDTYAGMDNKSAEMASTSTDRSFQACRSSSQSSTEPISVHDAQLTIVKIENV, encoded by the exons ATGGGCAGGCTGGATGACGCGGCCAAACGCAAGGTGGTAGAACTGCGTGAAGCGGGCCTGAGCTTCCGCAAGATCAAAGCTGTGCTGGAGCTGGAGAACATCAAAGTATCCGCACAGGCAATCTACCTCTTCCTGAAGGAGTTTAATGGAAGAGGCAGACAAACTGATGCTCCCGTGTCTGGGAATGGTGGATCTACAGCAGCCTCGGGCTCAAGGGACATGGGACAAGGCGAATCGAGACACGGTGGCTGGAGCGAGCAGCAACTAAGGAATCTGCTTCGTGAGGCTGCCCATGTTGCTGGCTTCTCATCCCCTTCAGACTCCTCAGGGCAGAGTGGGGTAGCTCCAGAATCCAGGGGACACTCCTCTGGGGCAGGCCCAACCAGCCAGGAGTCGcaacagggagacaggaaggatgAGGATGTCCGAATTGTAAGTGTCACCTCACTGGCACAGAATACCCACCATAATGCTGTTCAAACAGTACGCTCAGGGATTGGCTCAGGAGCAATGACTGGAACGTTTTCAAGGAGAAGGTACACACCCTCACCAGCAAACCCAGTCCTTGTGGCTCGGAAAAGGCTCCTGGACAAGGCTTTGTTCCACAGAGCAAGG GTACGGGACAGTGGCCCTCAATCTGCCCAACAGACTGTGCCATTAGTGAGAAGAGATCAGTCGTGTTTCCCTTActcagaaggaaggaaggtcaTGTTACCTCAAACAACCTCATTCAACCCCACGTCTGCTCGACCTGTG AGGGGACTCCACCCAGGGACCAACCTTATCCGACAAGGATTTCAGCAGCGGGCAAATATGCCTACCCGCTCGGCAGAACAGTCAACCCGTGTTGGCATTCGGATTCCTGTGCCAGGCCAGTCAGGTACTGGGCCACAGAATGTCAGTTTGTCTGTAAGGGCCCAGGCTCCAACCAGTCAGCACCAGTCCCCTACAAGCCAGCAGAGCAATGTGGACACTGGAACACTAAGTGCACTGCAGGAACAGGTCAAGTCTCTGGCTTCTGAAGTGCGCAGCCTTGGCTTGGCTCTCAGGATGATGGTAGAGCAGCAGGGCCGGCTGGAGAGGGAGCAGAGCCAACAGACACAGGTCCAAAAGCAAATCCTCAGCACCTTGCAGAAAATAGCATCTAAACAGGGCCTCTGTGCCTTTCAGCACAGTACAGCTCCCACAATGCCCTCATGCCCATTGTCCTCAGCCTCCTATAGCCAGAGCACCTTCACCCCCAGCCAAGGCGGCAGCAGTTTGTGCAGTCAAGCTCAATCCAGGTACAACGAAATTGATGGATCCACTCTTGATAACATTGAGCCATTTTCTCTGGACAGCCTCAGCTCTACTGCTATAAATGGCTTTCAAACATCTGACTCTCTTTCATTCAATCAGACACAGTCACCACCAtttacacagtcacacacacaaacattcacacccGAGATAGTCAGCTACACGCAGCCTCAGACAGACACTTATGCAGGGATGGACAACAAGTCAGCGGAAATGGCCTCCACAAGCACAGATAGATCCTTTCAAGCCTGCAGGTCTTCAAGCCAGTCTTCTACTGAACCTATTTCTGTGCATGATGCCCAACTGACTATTGTCAAAATAGAAAACGTTTAA
- the LOC128625136 gene encoding RNA-binding protein with serine-rich domain 1 has product MAPSPTKRRERSEDKARERGKDKAVVKEGAEKERGRDKNRKRRSNSTGSSSSRSRSSSSSSSSSGSSSGSSSGSSSSSGSSRSGSSSSSRSSSSSGSSASPSPSRRRHDNRRRSRSKSKSQKRVDEKERKRRSPSPKPTKLHVGRLTRNVTKDHIQEIFATYGKIKMIDMPSDRCHPNLSRGYAYVEYETSEDAQKALKHMDGGQIDGQEITATAVLTQRMRPAPRRLSPPRRMPPPPPMWRRTPPRMRRRSRSPRRRSPVRRRSRSRSPGRRRHRSRSSSNSSR; this is encoded by the exons AT GGCTCCATCACCTACCAAACGCAGGGAGCGGTCAGAAGATAAAGCTCGAGAGAGGGGCAAAGATAAAGCTGTGGTGAAGGAAGGTGCTGAGAAAGAGCGGGGCAGAGACAAGAACCGCAAGCGACGCAGTAACTCCACTGGGAGCAGCAGTAGCAG GTCTAGGTCCAGTTCCAGCTCCAGCAGCAGCTCTGGTTCTAGTTCAGGTTCCTCGAGTGGTTCCAGCTCCTCTTCAGGCTCTAGTCGCTCTGGCTCATCCAGCTCCTCGCGGTCCTCCAGCTCCTCTGGCTCCTCGGCATCACCCAGCCCGAGCAGACGTCGACATGACAATCGCAGACGGTCACGCTCAAA GTCTAAGTCTCAGAAGAGAGTTGATGAAAAAGAACGGAAAAGGAGGAGCCCTAGCCCTAAGCCCACCAAACTCCACGTTGGAAGATTGACTAGGAATGTTACCAAG GATCACATTCAAGAGATCTTCGCTACGTATGGGAAAATCAAAATGATTGATATGCCATCAGACCGATGTCATCCAAACTTGTCAAGAGGGTATGCCTATGTCGAGTATGAAACTTCAGAGGATGCCCAGAAGGCCCTGAAACACATGGATGGAG gtcaaATAGATGGTCAAGAAATCACAGCAACAGCTGTCCTGACTCAGAGGATGCGACCTGCCCCTCGTAGGCTGTCCCCTCCACGTAGGATGCCTCCTCCTCCACCCATGTGGCGCCGTACTCCGCCTCGCATGAGGAGAAG gtctAGGTCACCACGTCGCCGTTCCCCAGTAAGAAGACGATCTCGCTCAAGATCTCCAGGTCGCAGACGCCATCGCTCACGCTCCAGCTCAAACTCCTCACGATAG